One genomic window of Elaeis guineensis isolate ETL-2024a chromosome 2, EG11, whole genome shotgun sequence includes the following:
- the LOC105032236 gene encoding cyclic nucleotide-gated ion channel 4, giving the protein MSSEESLTTSHEENEEERKEQGPKQANQNYDPRSGRWLPGLALDPRAKWVREWNRAYLLACAAGLIIDPLFFYALSVSGPLMCVFIDGWFAITVTVLRCMVDAMHVWNIWLQLKMTSAAVRRSDGEEDGGARKGQQGAAVLAYFKPKKGFFLDLFVILPVMQVVMWVAAPALIAKGSITTVMTVLLVTFLFEYLPKIYHSVCSLRRMQNFSGYIFGTIWWGIALNLMAYFVASHAVGACWYLLGIQRAAKCLNRQCKLTTECGPKTVACVNPIYYGTTTSIRDGDRLAWAKNLHARQMCLDSSDNFEYGAYKWTVPLVTNTSRLEKILLPIFWGLMTLSTFGNLESTTEWLEIVFNIIIITSGLILVTMLIGNIKVFLHATTSKKQAMHLRMRSVEWWMKRKRLPQGFRQRVRQYERQRWAAMRGVDECEMIRNLPEGLRRDIKYHLCLDLVRQVPLFQHMDELALENICDRVKSLIFPKGETITREGDPVQRMLFIVRGHLQSSQVLRNGVQSCCMLGPGNFTGDELLSWCLRRPFIERLPLSSSTLVTVETTEAFGLEASDVKYVTQHFRYTFVSEKLRRSARYYSPGWRTWAAVAIQLAWRRYKHRKTLTSLSFIRPRRPLSRCNSLGEEKLRLYTALLTSPKPNQDDFLL; this is encoded by the exons ATGTCGAGCGAGGAATCCCTCACCACCTCCCATGAGGAAaacgaggaagagaggaaggaacaaGGTCCCAAGCAAGCGAACCAGAATTATGATCCTCGGAGTGGGAGATGGCTCCCTGGCTTGGCCTTGGACCCCCGTGCCAAATGGGTCCGGGAGTGGAACCGAGCCTACCTCCTCGCCTGCGCCGCCGGGCTCATCATCGACCCGCTCTTCTTCTACGCCCTGTCCGTGAGCGGCCCGCTGATGTGCGTGTTCATCGACGGCTGGTTCGCCATCACCGTCACCGTTCTCCGGTGCATGGTCGACGCCATGCACGTGTGGAACATCTGGTTGCAGCTCAAGATGACCTCCGCCGCCGTGAGGCGTTCCGATGGGGAAGAGGACGGCGGCGCCCGGAAGGGACAGCAAGGTGCCGCGGTGCTCGCTTACTTCAAACctaagaagggcttcttcttggATCTCTTTGTCATCCTCCCCGTGATGCAG GTTGTCATGTGGGTGGCTGCTCCAGCCCTAATAGCCAAAGGATCGATTACAACAGTGATGACCGTCTTGTTGGTCACATTTCTCTTTGAGTACTTACCGAAGATCTACCATTCTGTCTGTTCCCTGCGCCGCATGCAGAACTTCTCTGGATACATATTTGGGACTATCTGGTGGGGGATAGCTCTAAATCTGATGGCCTACTTCGTTGCATCACAT GCTGTGGGTGCCTGTTGGTACTTGTTGGGGATCCAAAGGGCAGCAAAATGCCTCAACAGGCAGTGCAAGCTAACAACAGAATGTGGCCCAAAGACGGTAGCTTGTGTAAATCCGATATACTATGGCACAACAACATCCATCAGAGATGGGGATAGGTTGGCTTGGGCTAAGAACTTGCACGCAAGGCAAATGTGTCTCGATAGCAGTGATAACTTCGAATATGGAGCCTATAAGTGGACAGTACCTCTTGTTACCAACACAAGCAGGCTAGAGAAGATACTCCTTCCAATATTTTGGGGTCTTATGACTCTAAG CACCTTTGGAAACTTGGAGAGCACGACGGAATGGCTTGAAATTGTTTTCAACATCATTATTATAACGAGTGGTCTCATATTGGTTACAATGCTTATCGGAAACATCAAG GTGTTCTTGCATGCGACTACATCAAAGAAGCAGGCAATGCACCTAAGGATGCGAAGCGTGGAGTGGTGGATGAAGAGAAAGCGCCTGCCCCAGGGATTCAGGCAAAGGGTCCGGCAGTATGAGAGACAACGGTGGGCGGCAATGAGAGGCGTGGACGAATGTGAGATGATCCGAAACCTCCCAGAGGGTCTAAGAAGAGACATCAAGTACCACCTCTGCCTTGACCTCGTCCGCCAG GTCCCCTTATTCCAACACATGGATGAATTAGCCTTGGAGAACATATGTGACAGGGTGAAGTCCCTCATCTTTCCCAAAGGAGAAACT ATAACCAGAGAAGGTGACCCGGTGCAAAGGATGCTATTCATAGTAAGAGGCCATCTACAGAGCAGCCAAGTCCTCCGGAACGGCGTCCAGAGCTGCTGCATGCTTGGCCCTGGAAACTTCACTGGCGACGAGCTCTTGTCATGGTGCCTTCGACGACCATTCATAGAACGATTGCCTCTTTCTTCGTCAACATTGGTAACAGTCGAGACAACAGAAGCATTTGGGCTTGAAGCTAGCGATGTGAAGTACGTGACACAGCATTTTCGGTACACATTTGTGAGCGAGAAGTTGAGAAGGAGCGCACGATACTACTCACCTGGGTGGAGGACATGGGCGGCTGTGGCAATCCAGCTTGCATGGAGGAGGTATAAGCACCGGAAGACGCTTACTTCTCTATCGTTCATTCGACCCAGAAGGCCCCTTTCACGGTGTAACTCGTTAGGGGAGGAAAAGCTTCGGCTCTACACTGCTCTCTTGACCTCACCAAAGCCCAACCAAGACGATTTCTTGCTTTGA